The Pristis pectinata isolate sPriPec2 chromosome 9, sPriPec2.1.pri, whole genome shotgun sequence genomic interval caaggtatcaagggatatggggataaggccggaaattggggctaagtaggaatagtattagtttagctcatggagcagactcgatgggccgaatggcctacttctgctcctttgtcttgtgatcttgtgaaccattATGTGCGAAGTGAGAAACAGCAATAAATTAGATATCAAACATGTTTATTCACAGggcactgtgtatagttttggtcaatGTGTTATAGTAAGGTGGTGAATGAAGAGGGTATAGATGAGAACTACAAGGATATTGCCACTGCTGGAGAATATTAGTTATGAAAAGGTATGGATGAGCTGGGAttggtttttttttggaatagGAATGGCTGACATGAGGTTTAGTTGAGGAGCGTACAATTAAGTGGTCTTGGTAGGATGGATAGGAAGAACAACGCATCCCTTGGCACAAAGAGCAGGGGGCACAAAGGGTGGAAGGATCTGAAACTCACAGTCTAAAAGGGTGGCAGAAGTAGAACCCTCCTTATACTTAAAAAGTACTTGAATATGCACCTGAATTGCCATAACCTACAAAGTCATGGAACAAGATATAAAAAGTAGTATTTGGCTGACACAAGAAAAGTGGGCAAAATGGGCTTCCTCTTTGTCCTGTTTTTGAATACACAGCCAGCACCTCATTATTATTTAGTGTTTCCTTTTAGAAAGTTTATGAGGGGGTGATGAGTAAGGACTGAACTTTGATGCTTCTCTTCACCACTAATCTCCACCATGCACTCTCAACTATTGCAAAAactaaactgttggaagaactcagcaggtgaagcagcatctgtggaggcaaagggatggtcgatgtttcaggatgagaccctgcatcaggactgagagtgtggagggaagctagccagtataaagaggtgagagggggagggggagggctgtGACAGAGGATGGCAGGtgattggggtggtggggggagtgttgagatagaggctgataggtgataggtagaaacataAGAAGGAAATAAATAAggacatggaaacaggtcagtgAGGGTGATGAGTTGAGGTAACAAGCGGGGGGAAGGGacggaaaaggtgaacaaagggagagagaacctgggtgaactggtgggagtgggagaggaacacagagggagagggtgacctgaaaatggaaaattcaatgttcacgccattgGGTTGCAGTCTACCCAATCATTTTATTCCAATTACAATAGTTTCTTTTGTATTCTATTTGCTAGATCTGAAGCTGAAACATAATGGTTTTTACTTGATTTGGTTGGCTTAATGCTGACTCCTTTAAATCCAGTTGCAATATAAATGTGGCTGAATTCTCAAATTCATCCACTTACATAACTGTAATCAGTGAAAAAGCTGTGTAAAACCTAGAAAAATTAAGGATTTTTGATAAAATCCATGGAAATGAATtttagagtaaaagggtggctagggagagagtaggtccccttagagatcagcagggccacctatgtctcgagccgcaggagataggtgggatttttaatgaatatttcttctctgtgtttattgaggagaaaatcatgctTGCtcgagagataagggaaacaagtagttatgttttggaggacatttgtattaccagtgagaagatatttgcagccttacagctcattaaggtggataaatcctcagggcctgactgaTTGCATCCTCGGACttcgtgggaggctagagaagaaattgcggcagcccttgcagagatatttacttcatcattagccactggggaagttcctgaagactggaaggtggttaatgttgttctgttgtttaagaaaggtagcaaggacaaaccagggaactacaggctggtcaacTTGACATTAGtagtgaggaagttactggagggaattctgagggacaggatctaccagcatttggatagacagtctgagtaggaggagtcagcatggctttgtgcgaggaaagttgtgcttgacgaaccttttagagttttttgaagaggtgatgaaaaaggcagatgagggtagggcagtggatgttgtctatttagacttcagcaaggccttcaataaggtcctGTATAGTAggcaggtctggaaggttaggtcccatggaatccggggagagctagttaggtggattcaaaattggcttggaggtaggaagcagagggtggtggttgaaggctgtttctcagaatggGGGCCGACGACTAGTGCTGTGTcacaagggttggtgttgggaaccttgttattcattatttatataaatgatttggatgcgaatacaCAAagcctgatcagtaagtttgtggatgacacaaaattaggaggtgttgttgatagtgaagaaagttattgtagattacaaggggatcttgatcagttagggaagtgggctgaggagtggcaaatgaatttcaatacagataagtgtgaggtgatgcattttggaaagtcaaaccagcataggacttataccatgaatggtagggcattagggagtgtaatggaacagagggacctaggagtataagtgcatagtttgttgaaagcgatgccacaggtagacagggtggtgaaaaaggcgtttagcaagctggccttcatcagtcagggcgttgagtataggagttgggacagtatgttgcagttgtacaagtcattggtgaggccgcacttggagtactgtgtacagttttggtcaccctgttataggaaagatgtagttaaactggaaagagtgcagagaagatttatgaggatgttgccaggaccagagggcctgagttataggaagaggttggccaggctaggtccttattccttggaacataggagaatgaggaggcgaccttatagaaatgtttaaaattataggaggcataCATTAGGTGGacagtagcagtcttttcccaagggtagcggagtccaaaactagtgggcataggtttagggtgagaggggaaagatttaaaagggacccaaggggcaactttttcacgcagagggtggtgagaatgtggaacgagctgccagaaggagtagttgaggcaggtacactagtatcatttaagaagcacttggataggtacatggaggggttgggcttagagggagatgggccgaatgcaggaaattgggactagttgggtgggcactgttgttggcatggactcattgggccgaagggcctgtatctgtgctgtattgttctatgactctatgaaatggtGGATCTAATCAATAATAGTTGGATTAACTTCAGGCCTTCCTGAATTGTCAATTCTCATACTACCTACCCTCTCCCTACACCCACCACCAAAAAATAAAACCAGGTGCAGTTAAAAGGGAAAATTATTGCTCCAGTTGAATTTAACATCCAAGCTGGAGTGGCCACCTtgagggaataaaaaaaatacgGAGTATGAAAGAATGTGGTAACCATTCTGTTAGACTTCCACTGCATTGACAAAGTACTATCTGTCCTTTCTAGCCAAATATTTGCTTTAGAGTTACAAATTACAGGGAAACAAAGAATATAAGGTAATTCCAAACCACTGTAcacccgttataggaaagattttACTAATTTGCATTCTTGGGGCAAAAATGTTTACATTAGGAAGACAGACATTGGAAATTCAAGAAAGGATATCAACTAGCAGGGCAAGAATTCACATTTACCAACGATTAATTATAATGGATGGAAATACAAGATAAACTCTACTCTCAAATTTCCTTTCTAGTTCATGAGGCAGTGCTATGAggttttcttcaaaacaaaacattgcagGAGATGGGTGTCACTGCCCATCTCAAACCTGGCCTATTAGGTGGTTCCAAACCTCTTTTAATCACTGTAGCCTGTGGTAAAGATATTCAGTGTTTCTACAATGTTGATGTTGTGAAACAATTTCGAGgtctagaaggacaaggactctgaacacagtcttagagttaaatgatttatttacaaagacaaacgcggggaaaaggtaacggggcgacacacacacacgtgcgcgtgCACCagtgatagcgagcgtgggaaaactgcaacaagggtaaaatacacacacgcacacacaatgaactgggtacaaacaagcaaggaaaagcaatacgctacccaccaccccttgactcagtgcaggcatggctccacACTACCGGGAATACTAACTTAGAATGCTTTTAACCCTgtcgaagtgcacaccttaccagcaGTCTCTCCAGCATCGTTTCACGATTCCTCGGAGCAAACAAAGAGAACAGACccggcacatgtggcactctttatagtgctggagggtccagcccaggtagttcaaaagggccaatggcccggtgccagaaAGGACTAATCTATCACAGGAGGctaatggcccaaggccaagtacaaagatgcttaaaggggccaatggtcaggtgtgcactgatgggtggggtggagctgggCCTTgtcagtggtgtgtctttcgaccaggtactgggcagtgctgtcacgtgacagccctgGACCTCCACAATACAGTTGAGCAGAGCGATCCAGGGATCTTGACCATTGACAATGAAAgatcagtgatacatttccaagtcaggatggtgtgtgatttgaaggTAGCAGCTTTGCCTAATATCTGCTGCCTGTGTTGTTCCAGGTGGTAATGGTCATGGATTTGGAGATGTTCTTAAAGAAAACTTGGCAAATTGCTGCAGTGCCTCTTGACAAATGATACACTATAGCCAGGGTGAGTTTGTGGTGGAGCTAATATTTAAGATGATAAATGGGGCATTGATTAAGAGGATTGCCATTGCTGGACAGTGCTGAGCTTCTTAAGTGTTTTTGGAGTTATGCTTATCTAGGGAGGGTAAAGAGAAAACTATTACATACCTGATATATGCCTTGAAAGGCTTTGAGGAGTCAGAAGGTGATTTGTTCATTGGAGAATACCAGCTTCTGGTCAATTatggtcacagtatttatgttaagtttctggtcagtatTCAATCTCCATCCTGGTGGAGGTGTGGGAAAGGAGAGTTCAACAACAGAAATGAATCCATGAAAGACAAAATCCAGATTACAAAATGcttatattttaatttcaaaaacttTTGACAGGTAAAAGTAAATTTTCTGAGGAAAGTAAGCTAACGTTAGTCTAACATTGTTCAAACCAGTGACAAAACAGAATAAAATATGATTAAATTACCTAACTCAACATTGTTGGTACATTGGGCTGATCACCAAACATTTATCCAGACTGTGATATCTATTTCAAATGCAAGCACAATGCTTACATCACATTGCAAAGGTTTGACACATGAACACAGTGCACTGCCATGGATTGGGCTTTAAACACTGATATAATCATTTGATTTATGCATGAACATTTTAATCATATTTACTAAACTCTGAATTGTACAAGACAATTTAATCTAAATTTATAACTACCAGTTAACATTAcaattatttgattttaattaaAAAGTATTTACAGGCAAATATCAAATATTTTAGTTTAAGAATTAGGACATGTATCAGCAGACAGCTCCcttaaagagttttttttaaatataagtaCTAACAAAAGTGTTAAGAACAACAGTGTTGTACTGAATTCCTCAATTGCTGAACTATCTTGCTGATGTCAAATTCTGTTGCCATTTATCTTGTTCCAGAACTCAAGCTTCAATCtctaaaaacaatttttttttatatacagaataTGCAGTACAAAGGAACCTGCATATACAACAAATGCCTCTTGTACCACTTGCTGGTATGAAGCAAGATGAAGTGTTAAAGGATATAAGCAAGTTGCTTTCGATATTCTTAAAGGAGCTTGGAAAAAAATACACAGtgttacaaaaaataaacaataagggttattcttttattttaagaATGCTTAAAATTCAAGCATAAAATTCCTCTCACCAAATTAGCGACATTTCTATAGGCAAATGtacaatgaataataaaaaataccACATGCTTAAATCCTAACCCTGAAGAATCTTAATCCTAATGATTCATTTCTTACTAGAATATAGTCAAATAGACTGCGACGGCAGACCAAAACATTAAAAGCAACTTtactaaaacaaattaaaactgcaatacaccattcaaaatatttctaTTACTGCACCATACATGGATTAAGGCATTAATGACACTTGAAATATTCAATTACGTAATTTATTCTGTTGTCCCAAGTGGCCAACCCGACTAAAAAAATCCTTATACAGTGCaacaatttatactaaatatatTAATTATGTACACTGAAGACAGAAAAAATAGCATTCTTCATACAAATTGTAAAAAGGAACAGAATTTAACAGAAAAATATACAAGAATCACATTTACTAATGCAGTCATCTATGTTATTCAGAAACATACAAGAAATGGAGACATCAAGATTAAATTAATTAACTACACGCTATACTTTCCAGGTTTTGCTCAGTTTCAGCTGCCATTGCTGCAGCTTGCAATTGCTCTGTCTCACTGGCAATCACACTTGTGGGTACCTGTTTGCGTTCACTGTGCATATTATTTTCATGTCTCTTTAGATCAGAAGCTTTAGCAAAAGCTTTAGTACAGGAACCACAAACAAATGGCTTCTCACCACGATGCCTCCGTTCatggtctttcagatgagacttgTGCTTAAAAGCTTTGTCACACATGTGGCATGCAAAGGGTCTTTCGTTACTGTGGACTCGTTCATGTTTTTTTAAGTCAGGAGCTCGAATGAAAGATTTTCCACACACATCACACCCATAAGGTTTGAAACCTGTGTGAATTTTGAGATGTTCTTTCAAGTGAGCTTGCGTGGTAAAAGCCTTTGAGCAGATGTCACACACAAACGGTCGATCAGCAGAATGCAACTTCTCATGTTTCCTCAAACGTGTTTCATCAGTGAAAGTCTTGCCACAGGACTGACAACTGAACTGATCCCTGTCACCATACAACAAATATTCAAATTTCACATCAGTGTTTGCTGTCCAGCCTGGTGCTTGTTCTTCCTTGACTCCACTCATGCTATCATTGAAAGCAAGAgttggaggaggttgaggagcCACATCCTTGGGTTCAGTTGATTCCATGGTTTCCACTTCAGAACCAAAGCAATTGACTTTACGAACTTCCTCACTTCCAAGTTCCTTCAAAATAGCTTCTTGAACACGCAGGCCATTTGCTTGGGTCTTTCCATCATCAGGATTAGGTACAGTTTCTTCTACTGCCTCCTCTGATTGTCCTTCAAGCTGATCTCCAATTTCTTCTATCTCTTCGTCTGTGCTATTTACTGAGGGCCGATGGATCTTAGCACTTATACTGTAGGGGTATCGACTTTTTCGACGAGCTGCATTCTGTTGAGGGGATACATCACGCTTCTGAATACATAATTTAtctaaaaatttgattccaaggaTTTGTCCAGAAGACATCATCAAATTCAcatcttctctcttcacagagatTTTGGAGGTGTACATATAATTCAGTACTTCTTCAAATATATCAGAACGCAAAAAATCAATCTCAATCACTGAGGAACTATCAACCTCTagttttttaaacaatttcttgAAGTAAGTGCTACATGCTGCCAATACACATCTGTGGGCTCGGAATTTAACATCTTCCACCACGATGGCTATGTCACAGAATTCTCCTTCTAATCTTTGCTCGTTCAGTGTTTTCAGGAATGCATTTTTGTGTTCGTCGTCATTGTATTTCACTACCTCACCCATTGTGCACTGTAAACAACTGGAAATAGAAAGatttagaaaaggaaaaaaagtaatGTAAGTTTCTGCAAATAGccaataaatatttaaatcatcCAATCCCCATACCCTAAGATACAGCATTAATTATTGTCCTTATGGGAAAACAGgcatcttaattttttttgtgtatttaaatGATCATTGTTCCCCATGTAAATCAGCCTGCTTTGTTCCAGGTTTTACATACTTCTAGTAAAACCACTGCGAAGTCTTTACATACTGCTACCTTTTGTGACTGAGTTCCTGTCTGCCAGCATTTGCTTCTGTATGAAGCCAATTTTTTTTGTGGCTCCATTTTGAATTGCTCTTTATATGTGCCTGCAGTGATTTTGTCATTAACAAAATTAAAGCTGAAGGATTAATGGGATGGTGATTCTATGGATATAACATTGGCTGAAATATAAAAGGCAAAGCAAAGGTCAACAGTTGTTTATCTGACTGGAGAAAAGTTCTCCCAGTGGCCAGTGCTGGGACCAGTGAATTTATTGATATAAATTAAAATCCTGAAGCTGACCATACAGACTATGAttgcaaagtttgcagatgacagtattGTGAATTGCAAAGAGGATTgtgataaattgcagcaggatACATACAGGCTAGTGCAATGGATAgatgcatggcagatgaagtttaatggggaaaaatgtgagataacacattttggtaggaagaatttaGAAAGTAATTTTAGAATAAAGGATACTATTCTAATAGGGCTGCAGGAGCAGAGTGACCTAGGGGTctgtgtgcacaaatcattgaaagttgacAACACAggctgagaaagcagttaataaagcACATGCAATTCTGGACTTCAGAGAgagagtccagaaaagatttaccaaagtATTTCTTGGGATGAAAGACCACAGttttggagaggctgggactgttttctttgaagaggctgaggggagatttgatagaaatatataaaacaatGAGGGATCTGTACAGAGTGGATGATGGAGGCTGTTCCTCgtggtggaggggttgaggacTAGAAGCTGCAGGTATTAAAAATGGGGGGAGGTGAATTATGAGGGAcgtaaggaaaaaaaattatacccTATGATTGGTATACGGATGCATTGCCTGAAAATGTAGTGGAAGCAGGTTGCATTatggccttcaaaagggaattgaataaatatatggtggagaaatGTTCGCAAGGCTACAGAGGGCCAGTGGATAGAActagagagctggcatggatgtggactgaatggtctcctcccgTGCAGTAACTATTCTATGAATCTCAGAATGCTGTAAACAGGACGACAGAGATATTGAAAATGGGCAGACATGACTGATTAAATTATTGGAAAGAAATGTAAAGGTGTGTTTTGGGTGTAAATATAAAGAGTCAATAAAAATGTAATGATGCAGAGAGGCCTGGAAATAtactgaggcatagaatacaaaagcaaagaacTATTTATATAATCTCTGGTTAGATTACACCATTACGGCTATTTCTGGGCACCTCACTGCAGATGAGATAGTATGGCCTTTCAGAGGATGTAGAAGAAACTTACTAAAATAGTACCAAAACTGACTTTTTTGCCTTCTGCCCCAACCTAGACTGTCCTTTTTGTTtattcctcccctccccagttTTTCCGCATCTTAAAATCTGCTCATTCCAAATTCTACCCAGTTCTGATAGAAgtcatcaacccgaaacattactCCAACAAatcctgctaagtatttccacaaTTTTACATTCCCAGCAACTGCAACCTTTTGCTTTTCTAGTACTATCACCACCATCACTTAGATTACTGCAGAATGCAAGTTAAGTCATAACACAGGAAATCATAACACAGAATGTTATATTGCTATAGGCATTATACTAATCCCAAATTTTCTTCTTTCTATACTAGTCCCAAATTGATCAAAGTAGAACCCACAGTTCTGAAGGTTTAATGTAATGCAAAtgccaatgtttttttaaattttgtttttctttgggtGTCATTAAAAACTGTAAGCTAAAACTGCAGACTCATCCATGTGAAAATGATGATGGCCAACAGTGTCATTACATCAAATTCCAATATAAAACTTAATGCCCAAAAATGTAATACACCTTGGGAATGATGTAAAgattctggagaaggtgcagagagatttATCAACATTATACTAATGATCAAGGACTTTAGCAAAGAAGCtaggttgttctccttgaaacaGATGTTGCAAATAGATCTGATAATATTGTGAAGGGGACAGATAGTGTGGATGCAAAGGAACTGTTCCCATTGAGACTAGTGAGAGATtcaaaagtgttggtgttcaggggaATCTGGGTGTCCTTGAACCCAAATCATCAAGAGTTAGTATGCAGTTACAGCAAGCATTAGAAAGACCAATAGTTTTACTTATTGCAATTACGCCTCTTACATATTGCAATTATTTGTAATGCGAAAGGATTTGAATTTAGTAGTAGAGATtatagggccttgatgagaccacatctggaacacTGTAAATTTCTGGTATTGCTACTTCCTTGGGTAGCAATACCAGAAATGTGCAGTGTAACAAGAGAGTGGGATGGCAAGTTTGTGAAGAAATACTAAGGAGACTGGGCTTAcattcccttgagtttagaagaatgagaagtaaccTCGTTGAAAAGTATAAAATTATTACTAGGCCTAAGGGGCAAATGCAGAGCTGATATTTCCCCAGACTGGTTGTCTGGAACCAAGGATTATATTCTTAAAATATAGGTTCagttattcaggacagagatgaaaagacatttcttcacccagaggtttgtgaatctttggaattcagcactaaagagggctgtggaagctcagctgCTGAATACATTCAAGATTTGGACAATtatttttgatattaagggaatcaagggacacaTGTAGGAAAATGGGCAGCTAAACAGAAAGGCAGGtagtgctggtgcc includes:
- the zbtb14 gene encoding zinc finger and BTB domain-containing protein 14; translation: MGEVVKYNDDEHKNAFLKTLNEQRLEGEFCDIAIVVEDVKFRAHRCVLAACSTYFKKLFKKLEVDSSSVIEIDFLRSDIFEEVLNYMYTSKISVKREDVNLMMSSGQILGIKFLDKLCIQKRDVSPQQNAARRKSRYPYSISAKIHRPSVNSTDEEIEEIGDQLEGQSEEAVEETVPNPDDGKTQANGLRVQEAILKELGSEEVRKVNCFGSEVETMESTEPKDVAPQPPPTLAFNDSMSGVKEEQAPGWTANTDVKFEYLLYGDRDQFSCQSCGKTFTDETRLRKHEKLHSADRPFVCDICSKAFTTQAHLKEHLKIHTGFKPYGCDVCGKSFIRAPDLKKHERVHSNERPFACHMCDKAFKHKSHLKDHERRHRGEKPFVCGSCTKAFAKASDLKRHENNMHSERKQVPTSVIASETEQLQAAAMAAETEQNLESIACS